The genomic segment CATCAACCATGTTTCCTTCCCCACCGGCCCCCCCCAATCGACCTCGCCGGCGTGGTAGTCTTCAGGAATTTGCGCTACGAGGTCCTCGATACGGTAGCGTCCGCGGATTTTCCTGATTGGCGCGATAACGATAATGCCGTCTCTGACCACAACGTCCACCTCATCCCCAACTCCAAGGCGGGCATCTTCCAGCACATTCTTGGCAAGACGCAGCCCCTGACTGTTACCCCATTTTTGAATCTTCGTATGCATGCGACTACCTCCTTTTGTATAGCCCATGTATAGCCATTCCGGACCGAGCAGTCAAGTGGTATTTTAGACTGGAGCGCATTCTACCGGAAAAAACCGGGTGAAGAATTCAGGTTTGACGTCGTGAGCTTGAGGTTTGAAGTTTGAGGGGCGCTGTCGGGACATGGGTAAGGGATTTATTGTCATCGCGCCTGTCCCGCCATAGTTCGAAGAACGACGGCGGAAGCTGTAACCCATGCGACGCGATCCCGTCAATATTCGCGGGATTGCCGCGACCTCTGAGGGTTACCCGCAGAAGCCTCGGCGAGGCCGGAGGATGTGAGGTCCGACCCCAGTGCTTCACCCGATGATCCAAAAATAATATGTTTTCAGGGAAAATGCTATTCCTCGGCGACCATGATTAGGACCAGTTGGATGCAAGCCTTCACCCTTTACTCCATAAGGCGAATCCTGAAGAAATGATTTTGTAATCTGGGCCACTGGATGCTGCGCCGGGAGAGTATTCGCGGCAGTGTCCAGAAGCTTATCGGTGCGATCCCTCTGAGTGCCCACCATGTCAAAAAACCAAGTGTGGTAGAATCCCTAGGTAAGAATGGAAGCCACCTGCGACGCAGATCAACCAACTCCTCTGCGGTCACCAAATTGGTGTACCCGAAGTTCCGCCGTACTTCTACAAGAAAGGTACCCGCGCCATCGAACAATTGACGGTACAGGTTTACACTTCGGTAGACTGCCTGGTACTCTCCTCGTGATAGGGATACACCCCGATGTACAGTCGATTCGCGAAGGATAATCACCCCCCCTTCAGCAAGACGGCTTTTCAAAGAACGAAGTAATGCCATCACGTCGTGGTTATCCAGATACATACACAGGCCTCCCAGGAAGATCATGTCAAAGGGGCCCTCCGGAAGGTTATATCGACCGTCACCTTCGAGTATTGTAACCTTGGGCAGATGAGCCACCCTTTCCCTGGCAGCTTTCAACATCAGACTACTTTGCTCGATTCCTATGACAGTCCTATTGCACCTGGCGAAAATCTCGGCCCACGTCCCCGCCCCGCAGCCAACATCAAGCACTCGCCCAGAGTCACACACCGCGTTGAGCCAATCACTGATAGTTCGTATTTCTTTGTGTAGGCGATATCTAGCCGCACTGGTTGGAAGATTGTGTTCATGAGCCATCATACTGACCGTGGCTGCCGTACCACCCCTTGCACTATTAAAATAGCGTTTGACAGTTGCATCGTTGATCTGTTGTTCTGCGGGGTCGTGTCGATTCACCGGTCGATTGCTATCCATAATTTTCCCGGGTTGATAAGTACCTTAATTTTAATGAAATTTGCGCCACAGTATCCAGCCATATATCGCTGTCAATCCCAGGGCATACACCGTGAGAACATAAAACCACCTTCCGGAAAACTTGGGCGTTCGTATTGGTGCTACATTCAAGACTGCCATGCACATACATATGGCATATAACATGATTGAAAAAAACGTCTGGCTAAAAACACCGTCAAACAGAAAGACAAAACCAAGAATGATGATATTGTTGTCAAGCGCCATCCCCATATACGTCGAATCATCGATCAAGCCGAACACATTGAAATAACTCAACCTTATTGCACTGGCTGCGACAATCACGAATGCCCCTGGCAGAAACCAGGGGCTGAATTCTCCATAGCTCATGAGAAGAACGGCGGGGCAAATTCCGAAGCTCACAATATCTATCAACGAGTCAAGCTGTACCCCGAAAGCCCGAAATTCATCAGTGCGCCCCTTCATCCGACGGGCAATGATCCCGTCACCCCAGTCAAAAAAAACAGCCCAAAGCATTCCAATGATTGCTAAAGGGAAATTGCCCAAAATAGCAAAGTATATCGCGAGGACAGCGCACAACAGTCCTACAAGCGAACAGATATTTGGAAAATCCCTGGCAAAAGCAGGCATCCCGGTCTGTTGTATTTGATAATATTGTGAATCCTTCATGAAGATGGTTCCATTTTTTTCAAGTTTATTGTATCCGCCAATGCATCAACTAACATGCAATTCTCTGTTTCGGTTCGACTGGCAATACGTATATATCGATCAGAATCCTTGAGCGTCTTGCCCTGGCAGTGTTTTATGTACATGTTATGTTCAACAAACAATGTCCGTGTGACTTCAGGGCCGCTTTGTGCATAATTGGGGAGGCGGCAGAACACAAAGTTTGCATCGGGTTTGTACACAATCATTCCCGGAACAGCACACAACTTGCAATACAGATTGTCCCGGTCGGATCGCACCTGTTTACAGCTTTCGACAAACTCGTGCCTATAACTTGGCAAAAGGCGCAGAAACTCTTCGGCAAATCCGTTAATATTCCAAATATGCACGCCATTTCGTACTGCTTCGGCAAATGCCGCATTGGGTGTGAGCATGTAACCGATCCTAAGACCGCAGATTCCATAGGCTTTACTCATGCTTTTAATGATTGCCATATTGGGGTGCTGCTCAATATCATGCTCCAAAGTTGTCTGATTCGGATTTTGGGAAAAATCCATGAAGGATTCGTCTACGATCAGCATACAGTCATGAAGTGCAAGTTTTTGTGCAAGGAAGATGAGATCTGACCTGGGAACCAGCATAGATGTTGGATTATTCGGCGTTACCACAACAGCCACATCTGCTTTAACCCTGATTGCTTCAGCGGCAAATTTATCCACATCCAAATGGAAGGATGGAATTTCAAGCGCAAATTCTACGACCTGCCCTGGTGGCGCCGCATTTGCATATTCATTAAATGAGGGAACCGCAACGATTAACTTACTGGATATGTGGCCGGAGACAATTTTTATGAGTTCAGCAGCACCATTTCCTACGACAATTCTTTCAGCAGGTTGATAGATCAGTTTACTGATGAGACCGGCCAAGGCATCCTGTGCAACCGGGTAGTTCAGGACAAGGGCATGGATGTAATTCTTGAAACTGGTAAATACGGCCTCTGGCGGGAAATAGAGGTTGTAGAGATAGGCATGATCGACAAAATCATGACGATAGTACCCTCCATGCTGTTTGGAGATGAATTCGTATTTTTGCGTTTGCGTCTCATAATCATATTGCTTCATACATAATCCCTGCTGG from the bacterium BMS3Abin14 genome contains:
- the cobD gene encoding threonine-phosphate decarboxylase; the encoded protein is MKQYDYETQTQKYEFISKQHGGYYRHDFVDHAYLYNLYFPPEAVFTSFKNYIHALVLNYPVAQDALAGLISKLIYQPAERIVVGNGAAELIKIVSGHISSKLIVAVPSFNEYANAAPPGQVVEFALEIPSFHLDVDKFAAEAIRVKADVAVVVTPNNPTSMLVPRSDLIFLAQKLALHDCMLIVDESFMDFSQNPNQTTLEHDIEQHPNMAIIKSMSKAYGICGLRIGYMLTPNAAFAEAVRNGVHIWNINGFAEEFLRLLPSYRHEFVESCKQVRSDRDNLYCKLCAVPGMIVYKPDANFVFCRLPNYAQSGPEVTRTLFVEHNMYIKHCQGKTLKDSDRYIRIASRTETENCMLVDALADTINLKKMEPSS
- a CDS encoding trans-aconitate 2-methyltransferase — translated: MDSNRPVNRHDPAEQQINDATVKRYFNSARGGTAATVSMMAHEHNLPTSAARYRLHKEIRTISDWLNAVCDSGRVLDVGCGAGTWAEIFARCNRTVIGIEQSSLMLKAARERVAHLPKVTILEGDGRYNLPEGPFDMIFLGGLCMYLDNHDVMALLRSLKSRLAEGGVIILRESTVHRGVSLSRGEYQAVYRSVNLYRQLFDGAGTFLVEVRRNFGYTNLVTAEELVDLRRRWLPFLPRDSTTLGFLTWWALRGIAPISFWTLPRILSRRSIQWPRLQNHFFRIRLME
- a CDS encoding CDP-alcohol phosphatidyltransferase, translated to MKDSQYYQIQQTGMPAFARDFPNICSLVGLLCAVLAIYFAILGNFPLAIIGMLWAVFFDWGDGIIARRMKGRTDEFRAFGVQLDSLIDIVSFGICPAVLLMSYGEFSPWFLPGAFVIVAASAIRLSYFNVFGLIDDSTYMGMALDNNIIILGFVFLFDGVFSQTFFSIMLYAICMCMAVLNVAPIRTPKFSGRWFYVLTVYALGLTAIYGWILWRKFH